One Comamonas endophytica DNA window includes the following coding sequences:
- the purF gene encoding amidophosphoribosyltransferase produces MCGIVGVVSTAPVNQLIYDALLLLQHRGQDAAGIVTQEERKFYMHKAKGMVRDAFRTRNMRALPGSVGLGQVRYPTAGNAHSEEEAQPFYVNAPFGIVMVHNGNLTNAKQLRAELVDTDHRHTNTESDSEVLLNVLAHELARATSGAPLKSADVFQAVRAVHKRVKGSYAVIALIAGYGLLAFRDPYGIRPLCIGRGADGSIMLGSESVALEGNLFTLERDVVPGEAVFVEVDGTVHTQQCAQQPSLHPCIFEYVYLARPDSVMDGISVYQARLNLGESLAKRVISTVPPNEIDVIIPIPESSRPSAMQLAQLLGIPYREGFVKNRYVGRTFIMPGQGARKKSVRQKLNAISSEFKGRNVLLVDDSIVRGTTSKEIVQMARDAGANKVYLASAAPPVRFPNVYGIDMPTKSELVAHDRTVEEIRQVIGCDALIYQDVDGMKKAIAALNPEVSGFEASCFDGIYVTGDISEGDIVALNAGRTRGEEDETDTSRLSLPNAQDA; encoded by the coding sequence ATGTGTGGAATCGTCGGTGTAGTCAGCACTGCACCCGTGAATCAGCTGATCTATGACGCACTGCTGCTGCTGCAGCACCGGGGCCAGGATGCGGCCGGCATCGTGACCCAGGAGGAACGCAAGTTCTACATGCACAAGGCCAAGGGAATGGTGCGCGACGCCTTCCGTACGCGCAACATGCGGGCGCTGCCGGGCAGCGTCGGCCTGGGCCAGGTGCGCTATCCCACGGCCGGCAATGCGCACAGCGAGGAAGAGGCCCAGCCCTTCTACGTCAATGCGCCCTTCGGTATCGTCATGGTGCACAACGGCAACCTGACGAACGCCAAGCAGCTGCGTGCCGAGCTGGTCGACACCGATCATCGCCACACCAACACGGAAAGCGACTCCGAGGTGCTGCTCAACGTGCTGGCCCACGAACTGGCACGCGCCACCAGCGGCGCGCCGCTCAAGAGCGCCGACGTGTTCCAGGCGGTGCGCGCGGTGCACAAGCGCGTCAAGGGCTCGTATGCGGTGATCGCGCTGATCGCCGGCTACGGCCTGCTGGCCTTCCGCGACCCCTACGGCATCCGCCCGCTGTGCATCGGCCGCGGCGCCGACGGCAGCATCATGCTGGGCAGCGAATCGGTGGCCCTGGAAGGCAACCTCTTCACGCTCGAGCGCGACGTGGTGCCGGGCGAAGCGGTGTTCGTCGAAGTGGACGGCACAGTGCACACGCAGCAATGCGCGCAGCAACCCTCGCTGCATCCCTGCATCTTCGAGTACGTCTACCTGGCCCGTCCCGATTCGGTCATGGACGGCATCTCCGTCTACCAGGCACGCCTGAACCTGGGCGAGTCGCTGGCCAAGCGCGTGATCTCCACCGTGCCGCCCAACGAGATCGACGTGATCATCCCGATCCCCGAATCCAGCCGTCCCAGCGCCATGCAGCTGGCGCAGCTGCTCGGCATTCCCTACCGCGAAGGCTTCGTGAAGAACCGCTATGTCGGCCGCACCTTCATCATGCCCGGGCAGGGCGCGCGCAAGAAGTCGGTGCGCCAGAAACTCAATGCCATCAGCAGCGAGTTCAAGGGCCGCAACGTGCTGCTGGTCGACGACTCCATCGTGCGTGGCACGACCTCCAAGGAAATCGTGCAGATGGCGCGCGATGCCGGCGCCAACAAGGTGTATCTGGCCAGCGCCGCGCCGCCGGTGCGCTTTCCCAACGTCTACGGCATCGACATGCCGACCAAGAGCGAGCTGGTCGCGCACGACCGCACGGTGGAGGAAATCCGCCAGGTCATCGGCTGCGACGCGCTGATCTACCAGGACGTCGACGGCATGAAGAAGGCCATTGCCGCGCTGAACCCTGAAGTGAGCGGCTTCGAGGCCTCGTGCTTCGACGGCATCTACGTGACCGGCGACATCTCCGAGGGCGACATCGTGGCGCTCAACGCCGGACGCACCCGCGGCGAGGAAGATGAAACCGATACCTCGCGGCTGTCGCTGCCCAATGCGCAGGACGCCTGA
- a CDS encoding CvpA family protein, translating into MGALDWIFLAIVLASLLLGAWRGLVYELLSLVGWLVAFVAARYGAGNMANWLPLGGSDPSVQYAVGFVVLFIAVAFAWGLVSSLAKRLIESVGLRPVDRTLGAVFGLLRAALLLVVVTLVVGFTPLRQSEWWQQSVFAPHLAGVLQGWMPALPQWPQEWGRYLPSR; encoded by the coding sequence ATGGGCGCGCTGGACTGGATCTTTCTGGCCATCGTGCTGGCCTCGCTGCTGCTGGGCGCGTGGCGCGGCCTGGTCTATGAACTCCTGTCGCTCGTAGGGTGGCTCGTGGCCTTCGTGGCAGCGCGCTACGGCGCTGGCAATATGGCGAACTGGCTGCCTCTGGGCGGCAGTGATCCGTCGGTGCAATATGCAGTGGGCTTCGTCGTGTTGTTCATTGCGGTGGCGTTTGCCTGGGGCTTGGTGTCGAGCTTGGCGAAGCGATTGATCGAAAGCGTCGGCCTGCGCCCCGTGGACCGCACCCTGGGCGCGGTTTTCGGGCTGCTGCGCGCGGCGCTGCTGCTGGTGGTGGTGACTCTGGTGGTGGGCTTCACGCCGCTGCGGCAAAGCGAATGGTGGCAGCAGTCGGTGTTTGCGCCGCATCTGGCCGGCGTGCTGCAGGGCTGGATGCCGGCGCTGCCGCAGTGGCCGCAGGAATGGGGAAGGTATTTGCCTTCGAGATGA
- a CDS encoding SPOR domain-containing protein, with translation MAFFKFSWPGKKEAADKSVPRSRAAQVESVDVMRSRARHRLIGAAVLVLVGVVGFPLLFDTQPRPIPVDVPIEIPDKGQVAPLMVPGETTSQPAQPVAQPGSTAVAPHASLAQGEEVFEPSAPVAAPRPAAVPVPMPPVPPLMAPPVAAVAPQPAAPQPVAPVKEEALAKPKPQPKPEPKPEPKPEPKPKAEPKPEPKVEPKPEPKPKADEAARARALLEGRPVSEAAPASERVVVQVGAFGDAAKAAEVRAKLAGAGLNAFTQSVSTKDGQRTRVRVGPFNSRAEADKAAARIKGLGLPASVIKP, from the coding sequence ATGGCATTTTTCAAGTTCTCTTGGCCTGGCAAAAAAGAGGCTGCCGACAAATCCGTACCGCGTTCCCGCGCCGCCCAGGTGGAGAGCGTGGACGTGATGCGCAGCCGCGCACGCCACCGCCTGATCGGCGCGGCCGTGCTGGTGCTGGTGGGAGTGGTGGGCTTTCCGCTGCTGTTCGATACCCAGCCGCGCCCGATTCCCGTGGACGTTCCCATCGAGATTCCCGACAAGGGCCAGGTTGCACCGTTGATGGTGCCCGGCGAGACCACGTCGCAACCAGCGCAGCCCGTGGCGCAGCCCGGCTCCACCGCAGTGGCGCCGCATGCCTCGCTGGCGCAGGGCGAAGAGGTATTCGAGCCCTCGGCGCCGGTGGCGGCGCCCCGTCCGGCTGCCGTGCCGGTGCCGATGCCGCCTGTGCCACCGCTGATGGCTCCGCCGGTGGCGGCCGTTGCGCCTCAGCCGGCCGCGCCTCAGCCGGTCGCTCCGGTCAAGGAAGAAGCGCTGGCCAAGCCCAAGCCGCAGCCCAAGCCGGAACCGAAGCCGGAACCCAAGCCGGAACCCAAGCCCAAGGCGGAACCAAAGCCCGAGCCAAAGGTCGAACCCAAGCCTGAACCCAAACCCAAGGCCGATGAAGCGGCGCGCGCCCGCGCATTGCTGGAAGGCCGTCCGGTCAGCGAAGCGGCCCCGGCCAGCGAGCGTGTCGTGGTCCAGGTGGGGGCATTCGGCGATGCCGCCAAGGCAGCCGAGGTCCGTGCCAAGCTGGCAGGTGCAGGGCTCAACGCCTTTACGCAATCGGTTTCCACCAAGGACGGCCAGCGCACGCGGGTGCGGGTCGGTCCGTTCAACAGCCGCGCCGAAGCCGACAAGGCTGCTGCGCGGATCAAGGGCCTGGGTCTGCCGGCCTCGGTGATCAAGCCCTGA
- the folC gene encoding bifunctional tetrahydrofolate synthase/dihydrofolate synthase: protein MHTTFPTLDAWLAYCERLHPQNIAMGLDRVREVARRLALRFDCPVITVAGTNGKGSTCAMLEAVALQSGYKPGVYTSPHLVHFEERCRIGGEISSAGQLMSSFETVESARVQDGKEVQLTYFEFTTLGILHLLSQSKLDVAILEVGLGGRLDATNVIDTDCAVITSIDIDHTELLGKDRETIGREKAGIMRPGRPVIVSDPVAPQSVIDHAREIGAQLWRFGEDFNFSGDKQQWAWAGRGRRYAGLAYPALRGANQLVNAAGALAAYEALRERLPVTAQAVRTGMAMVELPGRFQIVPGQPTLVLDVAHNPHSVAALTANLDAMGFFPRTHAVFGAMADKDLGPMFAKVGPLVDHWYFCDLPTPRADTASGLQQKWNAVQIVAGGRREVTTSQHATPELALQAAVAAADPADRIVVFGSFYTVGGVLLHGTPRLQAKHLGE from the coding sequence ATGCACACCACTTTCCCCACTCTGGACGCATGGCTCGCCTATTGCGAGCGCCTGCACCCCCAAAACATCGCCATGGGCCTGGATCGCGTGCGCGAGGTGGCCCGGCGCCTGGCGCTGCGCTTCGACTGCCCGGTGATCACCGTGGCCGGCACCAACGGCAAGGGCTCGACCTGCGCCATGCTCGAAGCCGTGGCGCTGCAGTCGGGCTACAAGCCTGGCGTCTATACCTCTCCGCATCTGGTGCATTTCGAGGAGCGGTGCCGCATCGGCGGTGAAATCTCCAGTGCCGGGCAGCTGATGTCCAGCTTCGAGACGGTGGAAAGCGCGCGCGTGCAGGACGGCAAGGAAGTGCAGCTGACCTATTTCGAATTCACGACGCTGGGCATCCTGCATCTGCTGAGCCAATCGAAGCTCGACGTGGCGATCCTCGAAGTCGGCCTTGGCGGGCGCCTTGACGCGACCAATGTGATCGACACCGATTGCGCGGTCATCACCAGCATCGACATCGACCACACGGAACTGCTGGGCAAGGACCGCGAGACCATCGGCCGCGAGAAGGCCGGCATCATGCGCCCGGGCCGGCCGGTGATCGTCAGCGATCCGGTGGCGCCGCAAAGCGTCATCGACCATGCGCGCGAGATCGGCGCGCAGCTGTGGCGCTTCGGCGAGGATTTCAACTTCTCCGGCGACAAGCAGCAGTGGGCCTGGGCCGGGCGCGGGCGGCGCTATGCGGGCCTGGCCTACCCGGCGCTGCGCGGCGCCAACCAGCTGGTCAATGCCGCGGGGGCGCTCGCGGCCTACGAGGCCTTGCGCGAGCGCCTGCCGGTCACGGCCCAGGCGGTGCGTACCGGCATGGCCATGGTCGAGCTGCCGGGGCGTTTCCAGATCGTGCCGGGCCAGCCTACGCTGGTGCTGGACGTGGCGCACAACCCGCACTCGGTGGCGGCGCTCACGGCCAACCTCGATGCCATGGGGTTTTTCCCTAGAACCCATGCGGTTTTTGGCGCAATGGCCGACAAGGACCTGGGGCCGATGTTCGCCAAGGTCGGCCCGCTGGTCGATCACTGGTACTTCTGCGACCTGCCCACGCCACGTGCCGACACGGCATCGGGCCTGCAGCAGAAGTGGAACGCGGTGCAGATTGTCGCCGGTGGACGGCGCGAGGTGACCACCAGCCAGCATGCCACTCCGGAGCTGGCCTTGCAGGCTGCCGTCGCGGCTGCCGACCCCGCTGATAGAATCGTGGTCTTTGGCTCGTTTTATACGGTGGGCGGTGTGCTGCTTCATGGCACGCCGCGCTTGCAAGCCAAGCATCTGGGCGAATGA
- a CDS encoding ArsC family reductase — protein MIVYGIPNCDTVKKARQWLAAQGVAHEFHDFKKLGVPPAQLARWIDALGWEKLINRQGTTWRKLDPAAQADVKDAASATALALAQPSLIKRPVVEWPDGNITVGFQADTWQSLLTAGK, from the coding sequence ATGATCGTCTACGGCATCCCCAACTGCGACACCGTCAAGAAAGCGCGCCAATGGCTCGCGGCCCAGGGCGTGGCGCACGAGTTCCATGATTTCAAGAAACTGGGCGTGCCGCCGGCGCAGCTCGCGCGCTGGATCGACGCCCTGGGCTGGGAAAAGCTCATCAATCGCCAGGGCACGACCTGGCGCAAGCTCGATCCCGCGGCGCAGGCCGATGTGAAGGACGCAGCCAGCGCCACCGCATTGGCCCTGGCCCAGCCCAGCCTCATCAAGCGCCCGGTGGTCGAATGGCCCGATGGCAACATCACCGTGGGTTTCCAGGCGGATACATGGCAGTCCTTGCTGACCGCTGGCAAATGA
- a CDS encoding glycine zipper 2TM domain-containing protein has protein sequence MKNMIWIGVAAALSAGAAMAQEQGRVLSVTAVQQQVAAPQQVCQDEAVPVRQRSSGAGAVLGAVVGGLAGNAIGGGMGRAAATGAGVVGGAMLGNQLEGNGETRYETVRRCTTQNFYRSQTTGYDVVYEYAGRQYTTRTATPPGDWIAVSVQPAQSQGYYATQDAYPAPAYAAPGYPPVTYSTIPQPVYTVPQERGYSAADYVAPVLIGATIAAGAHYMLRPRDRWVGPRYHHRPAPRGWRR, from the coding sequence ATGAAGAACATGATCTGGATCGGAGTCGCAGCCGCGCTGTCAGCAGGCGCTGCAATGGCCCAGGAGCAGGGCCGCGTGCTGTCGGTCACTGCCGTGCAGCAGCAAGTCGCCGCGCCCCAGCAGGTCTGCCAGGACGAGGCCGTGCCGGTGCGCCAGCGCAGCTCGGGCGCGGGTGCGGTGCTGGGCGCCGTGGTCGGCGGCCTTGCCGGCAATGCCATTGGCGGCGGCATGGGTCGCGCCGCGGCCACTGGCGCTGGCGTCGTGGGTGGCGCGATGCTGGGCAACCAGCTCGAAGGCAACGGCGAGACCCGCTATGAAACCGTGCGCCGCTGCACCACGCAGAACTTCTACCGCAGCCAGACCACGGGTTACGACGTGGTCTATGAATACGCGGGCCGCCAGTACACGACGCGTACCGCCACTCCTCCGGGCGACTGGATCGCGGTGAGCGTGCAGCCGGCGCAATCCCAGGGTTATTACGCCACGCAGGATGCCTACCCGGCACCAGCGTACGCGGCACCCGGCTACCCGCCCGTGACCTACTCGACCATTCCCCAGCCGGTCTACACCGTGCCTCAGGAGCGCGGCTACAGTGCCGCGGATTACGTGGCTCCGGTGCTGATCGGCGCCACGATTGCCGCGGGTGCGCACTACATGCTGCGGCCGCGCGACCGCTGGGTGGGTCCGCGCTACCATCACCGCCCTGCCCCGCGCGGCTGGCG